A genomic segment from Sulfitobacter mediterraneus encodes:
- a CDS encoding putative PEP-binding protein, with translation MLHLNTKGAAVQNNPHTTLVTADGPIANDTHGGRAKCLQRLVRLDLPVPRTVALSFDAVQKIAEGHLPDVDAVVAQFPKEALLCVRPSSQDPDWGGPGAVLNIGINGARFDEFCETMGEEPAAALYTRFVQTYAINVARLDPDMFDDVTGDGRAALEQSLWAYEQETEESFPQDPAKQLAGVLRSMARAWGGTSARLLRQAKGAPADAGLGLVVQEMAFGVGTGQCGSGVLQLVDSDTGLPQIKGRYLSQSQGRDALQGDSEALYLTKDPRGLSLEELVPDAFAELTQHAALMRAKLREEMQVEFVIQDGALHILDGVRVVRSSRAAVRIAVRLADDKIIPREEALMRVEPRTLTELLHRQVDPKTKRDVIGRGIAASPGAATGRIVFSATEAQASASRGEPCILIRRETSPEDIRGMHAASAVLTERGGITSHAAVIGRGLGLPCVVGASSMKLNLKKKQITAPDGRVFNAGDEITLDGSNGQVLAGAVKMQEAALDETFNKLLDWAEQVADIGIRANADTPADAQTARNFNAHGIGLCRTEHMFFDPGRLTVMREMIFAETGEDRRAVLERLLPMQRDDFTQLFRIMQGQPVCIRLFDPPLHEFLPADRIGQRELAEALSLPLSDVTRRIEAMSEYNPMLGLRGVRLGVTVPEIYEMQARAIFEATIAASKDGEPVVPEIMIPLVSAKREVELIKTSVDAVAAAVRTESDASFTYRLGVMVETPRAALRAAEIAPHCAFLSFGTNDLTQMTYGLSRDDAGRFMSDYVQQGVFPEDPFHVLDVEGVGELLQLGAERGRKAQPGLTLSICGEHGGNPESIAFCRESGFDYVSCSPFRVPVARLAAAQLAIQHKIG, from the coding sequence ATGCTGCACCTGAACACGAAAGGTGCTGCGGTGCAGAATAATCCACATACAACGCTGGTAACGGCCGACGGGCCGATTGCGAATGACACCCACGGCGGGCGGGCGAAATGCCTGCAACGGCTGGTGCGGCTTGACCTGCCTGTGCCGCGCACGGTGGCGCTGTCCTTTGATGCGGTGCAAAAGATCGCAGAGGGGCATTTGCCCGATGTGGATGCCGTGGTGGCGCAGTTTCCCAAAGAGGCGTTGCTCTGTGTGCGCCCCTCCAGCCAAGACCCTGATTGGGGCGGGCCGGGGGCCGTGTTGAACATTGGCATCAACGGCGCGCGGTTCGATGAATTCTGCGAAACCATGGGCGAGGAGCCGGCAGCGGCGCTATATACCCGGTTTGTCCAGACCTATGCGATCAACGTGGCGCGGCTTGACCCGGATATGTTTGACGATGTGACCGGCGATGGCCGCGCGGCGTTGGAGCAATCGCTCTGGGCCTATGAACAAGAGACCGAGGAAAGCTTCCCCCAGGATCCGGCCAAACAGCTGGCGGGCGTGTTGCGGTCGATGGCGCGGGCCTGGGGTGGCACCTCGGCGCGGCTGTTGCGGCAGGCCAAGGGGGCGCCAGCGGATGCGGGGCTTGGTCTTGTGGTGCAAGAGATGGCCTTTGGCGTCGGAACCGGCCAATGCGGGTCGGGCGTTTTGCAACTGGTGGACAGTGATACAGGGCTGCCGCAGATCAAGGGCCGCTACCTTAGCCAATCGCAGGGGCGCGACGCGCTGCAGGGCGATTCAGAGGCGCTGTACCTGACCAAAGACCCGCGCGGCCTGTCGCTTGAGGAACTGGTGCCGGACGCCTTCGCCGAACTGACCCAACATGCCGCTTTGATGCGGGCCAAACTGCGCGAGGAAATGCAGGTCGAATTTGTCATTCAGGATGGTGCTTTGCACATATTGGACGGCGTGCGCGTGGTGCGGTCGTCACGGGCGGCGGTGCGCATTGCCGTGCGACTGGCGGATGACAAGATTATCCCCCGCGAAGAGGCATTGATGCGGGTGGAACCGCGCACATTGACCGAATTGTTGCACCGGCAGGTGGATCCCAAGACCAAGCGAGACGTGATCGGGCGCGGCATTGCCGCCAGCCCCGGTGCGGCCACGGGCCGGATCGTGTTTTCCGCGACCGAGGCGCAGGCCAGCGCCTCACGCGGCGAACCTTGCATTCTGATCCGCCGCGAAACCAGCCCTGAGGACATTCGCGGCATGCATGCCGCCAGCGCGGTTTTGACGGAACGGGGCGGGATCACCAGCCACGCTGCGGTGATCGGGCGCGGGCTTGGCCTGCCTTGCGTTGTTGGCGCCTCTTCGATGAAACTGAACCTGAAGAAAAAGCAGATCACCGCGCCGGATGGCCGGGTGTTCAACGCAGGGGACGAAATCACGCTGGATGGATCAAATGGTCAGGTTCTGGCGGGCGCGGTTAAGATGCAAGAGGCCGCGCTGGACGAGACATTCAACAAATTACTCGACTGGGCAGAGCAGGTCGCCGACATTGGCATCCGCGCCAATGCGGACACGCCAGCAGACGCGCAGACCGCCCGCAACTTTAACGCCCATGGCATCGGGCTGTGCCGCACGGAACACATGTTCTTTGATCCCGGCCGCCTGACCGTGATGCGCGAAATGATCTTTGCCGAAACCGGAGAAGACCGCCGCGCCGTGCTGGAACGGCTGTTGCCGATGCAACGCGATGACTTCACCCAGTTGTTCCGCATCATGCAGGGGCAGCCGGTGTGCATCCGTTTGTTTGATCCGCCCTTGCACGAATTCCTGCCCGCGGACCGGATTGGCCAGCGCGAGTTGGCCGAGGCATTGAGCCTGCCCTTGTCGGATGTGACCCGCCGGATCGAGGCGATGAGCGAATACAACCCGATGCTGGGGCTGCGCGGGGTTCGGTTGGGCGTGACGGTGCCGGAGATTTACGAGATGCAGGCGCGGGCGATCTTTGAGGCGACCATTGCCGCCAGCAAAGATGGCGAACCGGTGGTGCCGGAGATCATGATCCCGCTGGTCAGCGCCAAACGCGAAGTCGAGCTGATCAAGACCTCCGTGGATGCGGTGGCGGCGGCGGTGCGCACTGAAAGCGATGCCAGCTTTACTTACCGGTTGGGTGTGATGGTGGAAACGCCGCGTGCAGCCTTGCGGGCGGCCGAGATTGCGCCGCATTGCGCGTTCCTCAGCTTTGGCACCAACGATTTGACCCAGATGACCTATGGTCTGTCCCGCGATGACGCGGGGCGTTTCATGTCTGATTACGTGCAGCAGGGGGTCTTTCCAGAAGATCCGTTTCACGTTCTCGATGTTGAGGGCGTGGGCGAGCTTTTGCAGCTTGGGGCAGAGCGGGGCCGCAAGGCGCAGCCGGGATTGACCCTGTCGATCTGCGGGGAGCACGGCGGCAACCCCGAATCGATTGCATTTTGCCGGGAATCGGGGTTCGACTACGTTTCTTGCTCACCGTTTCGCGTTCCAGTAGCAAGACTTGCCGCAGCACAACTCGCAATCCAACACAAGATCGGGTAG